The Populus nigra chromosome 4, ddPopNigr1.1, whole genome shotgun sequence genome contains the following window.
CTGGAGCTGCAAGGCTTTCCCATCCTGGCAACTTATCCACTTGGACAGATGGGTACAAATCCATGAAACAATTGGCATGATGCCATGCCAATCCTCTAGGTCCTTGTCCATCAGGCTTGGAGGAAATACGAACCTAGattgatttcatatttttaaagatgaaatgTAAGCAGCTTAATTAATAGTCATGTTAGCATGATCTAGTTATTAAAGAAAAGATTCAACAGATCAAATAGTCTACCAAATTGAAGTTGTTATTATGTGAGATAGAATCAACACAATAAAAGTGAAGGAATACACAGCAAGACCTTTGCAGATCTCATggttttataagatattattcTAACATCAAGAATTTGTCACATTAATAGTAACAACTTCCTAATATGGTGGCGACTTATATGCTCTTATAACACACACATTTGTTAATTCCAGCTCCTATAGAGAGAAATACAGCAagactctttcttttttcctctttttgtttttttagccaATAAAAGCAACGTGAGGCCTCATAAGAGAGAATCAAACACCACTAGTAAAACAAGTAAAAGGTATTGCAGTACATGCTATTAAGAACTAAAGGAGGCAAATGCATTCAGATCAGCCAGCCAAAAAAGCACAAGTACTGATGCAggaattgcaaaataaaatgtaaGTGAAAGCTCTGAAACCATCCTAAATCAAATACCTACACATCCATTATAATAATCTGCAGCCCCTCAGAATTGAAGTTCATAGAATAAACAATCATTCATTCCAATCATACCTTGCTGTACCAGATATCAACTGATATCTGAATTATTTGTATAAGGAGTTTTCATAGATATGTGGATTAGTTTATCAATCTTCTTGTGAAAAGAAGcaaaatcagaaaaagaaaataatttaccaAACCAGGAAACGTGTAAAGTTACCTCTCCTTTCATGATCTTTTCGCTGCAACTCTTGCAAGTTGCACGTGAAGTTTGTGAAAGTTCAATACCATATTCCATAGCCTTTGCAGCCTTTGCACTTGGAGGACCACTACAACTACCACCGTCattaccaccaccacctccttccTCAACATATTTTCTAATCCTCTGCTGATCTTCCCATCGAAGTGATTCTATACCTTCAACATCATCAATGCTAATAGAAAGAAGATATACATAAGTTTAATCATTGCATCCATCCATATTATCTCGGAAATAATTATTACCAGCGACAAAAACGCTTACAATTTTATCTGATTTGCCTTCTTCAATATGCAACTGGCATGGTTCCACATCTATTCAGAAAACAGATGCACATCACACTTCATTCTTTTAGGTttatattttggaaaaaaacagGCAAGATAAAGGATATAATTCAAAAGGGTCAActcagaaaggaaaaaaaaaacagggagagAGAAAACTTAGTTACATCTAAGAAATCGCAAACATCAACAACTATATGAGTCCTAAAATATGTGTCTATCTTTCTTCGATTGAGTAAGAAAACCAAGAAACAGAAGTTACAACTCGAAGTTCAATCATTCTTTCCTGCAGTACATTGTATATCGAACAGATAATAAAAATCAGGATATAATTCCTGAGCAGCTACAGTTTCAAGAATGTGAACAAGACACCGGGGTCAATTACGAAGCCTGGTTCAAAGAATCGCATGCATTTTaaggcattaaaaaaaaaggtggataCAGTAAACCAAGGTATGGAATTGCGTATCGACGGTAACTAAGCCTCAACGTATAGACCTGAGCCTCGGCAGAAAACTGAACAATGAAGTGAAGTCCTAGGGAAGCAAGCGAGACCCGTTAATTGACAATTTTTTACaccttttttttgtcaaaataaagaaagcgtcgcaaaaaagaaaaagaaaaataaaagacagtGGGATAATGAAAGAGCGATGAAAGGAGGGGAAGAATACAGGCATGAAACCGTCGAATTGTTTGGCCTGGACCATTTTGCCGAGCCTGAGAATCTCTTTGTCGATGATACTTTTGCAGGTCTTGCAGGAAGAACGAGCCGACTTGGCGTACTCCGCCTTCCATGCCTTCTGAGGGTTCGCCATTGTTCTCCTATCTGTAATCAACCagagtgagtgagtgagtgtgtgtgtgtcagtCTCTGTATTTATATACCTGGGTGTTTGgtagagaagaaagaagaggaaagaaaaatctGATGGATGGTGACGATGGCATTTCTCTTGCGCGTTTTTGGGGTTTTACGCTGCTCTACTTTAccaatccttttttcttttatcttcttaagaaaataattttgtttattctgataatgaatttttaatatattctcataTTTCTgattatgttatctttttatttatttttcaacctaaagtaataatacaaaattatttttaatatattttgatgttaaaaatactttttacttaaaataaattaagtattgTTTAAGTAACGataggtttttatattttaaaattcatgtttaataagtttttatatgtaattatattaaaatccaCAACGTAAATTACATATCACAattttagttaaatattttataaaaaaaaaaactacatataaTAATACCATGAGATAAACATGGATTTGGCATAAGATTGCCCTTTTTCTGGatttatttcattcaaaaaGTCATTAAACTGCGTgtttatgaataataaattataaattaaattatcaaatcagAAAATTTTGATAATATCATATAGTTTTATACCGATTAAACTCACAAGTTAGAAATAAATAGACTTAAACTGCTGATATCTGCTGTGATATCATCCGATAAACATGTATCATTataatttaagatttatttttaatatatttatctgtCATGGATTGagtaaaatacataaaataataaattatgtatttgtcttgtatttttgaattattaaaaggagaatatttttatttaaaaattaaatttaaagtataattaatatgtgtaaatttattaattttaataataagttattatatatatatatataaactttaaaaaaataacaaaataacaagCATGACATGCTTTCAATAATATCTGAACCCAAAAGGTTTGCCGCCAGGAACAATGGCATCATTGCTCCCAAAAAAATCTGATTCCTgggcattttaaaaaattattataacggttgtaatttaaaatattttttattttaaaatatattttttaatttttaatttttttttaagattaacatattaaaataatttaaaaataaaataaaataaaaaaataaaataaaatttaaagaaacacGGTTCCGCATTCCCAAGCAGACTATTACTTTCCAATGCACAGACTATTACTTTCCAATTCCTTTTGTAAAGTGCTTTGAATGCTTTCCATCGGGAGGGTTTTTCAGTAATGTGACCATAGCTTAAAAGTTAGACTTGGATCcgtttggaaaaatatttttataaaaaattaaattacttttttaaatatttttttatatatttgtttaaattattttgatgtataaatattaaaatagatattttaaataaaaaatcactatcataataataataataataataataataataatgaacaagatattaaagaagaagaagaaaaaaggtcaaGAGGGTGACTTGTGAGGTCAAGTTTCtagcatagtttttaaactcgaCTTGATGATTGATCTAATATAATGATCAAGTCACGGATCAGATAGATAGATTGATCCaagttaactaaaaaaaaatttcaatataacATTTATAAAACACTTGACTAGTTACAATACAACACCTAATTAATTCATGAGTGAATAGTTGCATGCTTACAACAAGCATGAAACTTACAGAAGATCAATCTTGTTGGCTTTCTAATTATTGATTTCTTCGCAGTTAAGGACTCGAAGAAATTGGTTTTTCTCATGTGTGTCCTtattaaagcaaataaataaataaataaatactagcATGGTAAAGGTATGCAAGTTGTGGGGTAAGCACACTTATTACTCTTTGTTTGGAATGAATGCTAGTTGCCCCTAAAAAAACCAGAAGTCTAGCGTTTGATAATGCTGTTTGATGCTGCTGTAGACCAATAAAGATATGCAAGTTGTAGACACAGCCTATACCTCTTCCTCATACAAACTTGGTTTTTTGTTGCTCTTTGGTTTGTGTTTCTTTCttgtaaaaagtaaaattgCATGATCTTAATTCCTGGTTCTGCAACGGTAAATAAAACCTCACAATTTCCTCTGTTATTCCATATCATTTTCATTCTCAAAccagaattttaattttctatttgattattattcttttaattcttatttatcttgcttttatttttttaattggattttatttttcaatctaatccctaatcatttgctttttttttttattgaacttgatctccattcttatgattttaattctctttattttaaattctcttcttgattaattattttatggtaatttcatctctcattgtttaattttattgaatttttatattatatttagtgtttttttatcatgattttaaaaccCGGTCCAAGAGTTGACCCTTATTATGTCCCAGGTCATGGGTCAGGTCGAATAACCTGGGTTACTAGGGTCAATTGGATTTTTTACTATGCATGAAGTAAAGATAACATtatcttaataataaaaaatcaatgagtgTTGACATGATTTTCCCTTGGCTaatcacttgattttttatttagttaaaaagtaaaaacaatattattttgataaaaaaataatggaaaaaatttaattatgatccTCTTTCTTCTAACTAggatctttctttgttttcatttttttttacatttttttcagttttatcatttttcattttattttgttttgtttttatattaaatatggtattcattctctttatttttgtttttatttttttttatttcatttttttatatatatatttagttctcattcctttaattgctcttttttatcctctttttattttattttttaattaagtccctcattattttctttcattagtttttataccagatttgatccttgttattttaactgttatttgttttctttttaattttttgatggttaagaattttgttcaagaattgtttttggttttctatATAGTCATCTCAGTCTCAATTACCAAAGTTGTTGATTTTGAAGACCATCTCGATttaattttggtcatttttttaatttttagttttatcatttaacttTAGGCTACTGAGCCTtgagttttctattttttttcccttttcttcctttAGGGTTATCTTGGATCATGGATTAATCAAGTTAATCTAAGTTCACTAAAGTTATCATCATTTGAATatctttttttgttagaaaaaaattgatccacCAACAACGTAGCACGAGCAAAAACATCTAGTGCCTgctaatttcaaaaatcatgCAACAGATTGGACAGGGCCAACAATGGGAGCCAGTGAGGGTATCTTTACTTGAGGCAACTTCACTTATAAGAGTATTTGAGAGTATGGTAGcaagttgcttttcaaagtatttgttacttgaaaatacatctaaataataattttttttaaaatcaaatttgatatcaactatcaacatattaaaatgatcaaatatatatatatataaattaattttaaataaaaaaattcaaattttatccaCCTCTCATTTAAAACACAATACCAAATTATACGAAGAAGCTAGAGCCATATTTAAACATCAACCTcaactttaattataaaaacaaacacattcttAAAATATCCATAGCTAGATAATGGGCTTTCTTTGACATGTCCACTGGTGCACACAAAGTTGCCAATTCAAACCTTGCACATGGTCTAGGAGGAAAAGCATGCACCGAGTGCTTTACATAAACACATGTCCGTCATGGTACGTGTACTTACCATTGTCTTCTTCAGCTCATGGACCTCCCCCAAGGCAACTTCACTAGGAAGCATTGTCCCCACAGGGTTTTCCTCAACAGAATAACAATCCTGAGCACCCTTATTGTTATTGACAAGGTCAGCAAAGCGAATCCCTTTTCCGAACTGTACTAACACAGTGATCAATCATCAGCCTTGCAGAAGAGTAGCTAGGTAGATGTAATGTAAATGCATGTGAAAACTCGAACAAACGTAGATCTGCATCTTTGAATCCACGAATGTATGCACAGACATCacaacaaaaaagagagagaaaaaaaaaagagggcggAGAGAGGGAGTCAACCCTGTTTTAGCTTCATCAGGTAACGGCAGCTTGGAGATCTTATTTTCTTGCTCCTGATCAAGCTAAAGCAAGAATGAGTTGCTCTTGCTCGTCTTCTTTCACGTTTAGTTGTGCACATTTTACAGCCAACTTTACCATCTACGTTCCTTTCTTGGCTccgattttcttattctttcctCGGGTAACTTGAAAAACATCAAGTTACCAACCATGACTTCATAATGTGATAATTTGCAGCAAATATCATAGTGGGTTTTGACATTTATAGGCTTTCAGCATTCGGCGAGCATCACTCATAAATACAGCATGCCTTCTTcgccgggggggggggggggggggggggggggggtggggtggggtgggggGATCTGAACTTGCCTATATGAGAAGATTTCTTGGTAATTTTGCATGAAGTGAATAGCATTAACTGGTTAAAATCCAATGGCTATAGCACGACAGCCCTTCTCAAGATAGTGTTTTCTCTTACATTATCATACATAAAAGAATGCACAAGAGGTTGCAAGATGGAGATGTCTCCCGCTTGTACATAAAAGGACTAAAATAAGCAATCTTTATTTTGTGACAAACTTGAACAAATCATATTCCCACGCatcaatatattatataatccctatataaataaatcagCAAGGCCATGACCCTGAAGAGGACGGGTCTCTGTATGATCCATGACACCCTTCCCAACTTACGATCCCAAAAAGACTGCCTCGCAGAAGGAATCCATTGActagataaaaaacaaaacttgtaaCGTGTATAAGTGGTGAAGTTTGCATGAAGAGGTGCAGTTAATTTAAGCTTGTACGAGAGGGTCTTGCATGAAGAGGTACTGCAAAGATGAGAGTACCAGTCACTTCTCCTGAAAATATGTTAACAGTAAATATAATGTATTTCTAATGTTTAATGTTCAAATGCATACCTCAAATGATTTTCCTGATCTTTCAAATTCTAGCATGCTCAGAGCAACTTCACAGCTTTGCGCAACCAGAGGCTCATGATCCTTTGAAAATTCCTCAAGAAGTGCAACACTTTGCTCATCTATGAGAGTTAAAAACAATACCTATTAGAGTAGCCAGACTGAATATAGTCTACCAGTCAAGGTTCAAAGGTCATTTGGCACGCAAACATGCAGGAAAAAGAGGTGCGATGATGATTGCACAGTACATTGAGACAGAAAAAGGACCGGATTTAACTGCTACAGGAAACACTGCCCAGACCAGGACAGTTAAGAAAGGGAATTAGCAAGAGAAGCACAGAATCTTCACATATTTCACAAATAAGAACACAGgtgccttttttttccttctcttttatagtaaaaaatccATGTTGTGTGCAATTTCATGTTTATGTAAAATGAGCAGCAATCATCACCCGCATGTAATTGCGAGGAGTTGCTTTTGTGAGAAGCATCACAAGATTCTCCCATCTCTCTTCAAACCTCAAGCAATACTTAGATGTTGATCACTACAAGGATGTTATATCAGAGCATCATTAACTTATCCAACAAAAACGTTATTCCATGCCTTTTTTTATACCATCTACAACCATTTCAGAGATTTTCAACTAGAAgaatttttcatccttttttggTGGATTAGGATCGTGAtcataataagaaaaatcacaGGAACACAACAAAGGGAAGATCAGATGATGTACCTGCAATGGAACCAAGAGCTTCGGCAGCCTCATGTCTGACCATTGGATGTTCATTTGCATCTCTAAGTATTCTACAAAGTGCAGCGGAAGCAACTTTGTTTTGCAATTGGCCCAAAACATAAGCAACCTGAAAAATTACAGAAAAGGTATTCAGAAAACATGAAACAGcgttttgcaataaaaaaatcaaattgaagctAAAGAGACATTGTAGTTCCAAATAAACTCAGAAAGGAAGAACTGAGGTGCTTTTCACTAGACGCTATCTCTATTTACCAATGCAGAACACCCACCAAATATCAGACAAGCTGAAATTTCCACTAGAATATCTACATGATTATGTACACTATCCACTTGAAAAGACAATGTAGGACAAACCAAAATTAGCATAAACATAACTAGGTTTAAGGAAGCTCAACAAACCTCATGCTTGAGCAATGCACTACTTGCAGCCAAAGAATCAACTATAGCAGAAACAGCTTCATCCCCACCATGATTCCGAAGTGCAAAAAGAGCACCGTAGCGCTCATACATGCTTCTTTTTTCATCCAGAAGAACTCCCCTTAAAAGTTAATTGAGTTCAGTCAACAACCTAACAAAATCTAGTATGTAAGGGGAAAAAATATCAAGTCCTTAGACAAAATACCTCAGCTCATCAACAGAAGAGCAAAACGAAGCTGGTGCAGCTGGGTCAACAGACATAAAGGGTGATTTTTCTGCTACTGATGATCCATCAACATTGCCTGTAGAATTCATTTCCTCAATTCGCTTGAGAGCCAGTTCACAAGTTTCTCTAACCTCCTGAGCCGGATCATTAGTCAAACTATTCTTCAAAAAAGGAACATTACTCTCTAAGCCAATTGCACCAAGAGCTTCAGCAGCCTGAAATATAACAGCATAAACAATATGGAAACAATTAGTACCGTCAACAAtattaccaagaaaaaaaatactataacttGATGTGAACGCACCTCATGGCGGACAATAGGATGCAAAGAAAGATCATTTAGAGCTGCTTCCAGAGCAGGGATAGCTTCAGCATCTTGCATTTGACCCAACGCAAAGGCAGCCTCGTGGGCCAGCAAATTTGAAGAATCCCTTGTTGCTGAAGAGgtaaggaggaaaaaaaaatgaaagaaaacaattacttaatttacaattttaacttaaaaatcagAACTTTTATtctccaaaacaaaataaacttcattTAGATAGAAAAACAACTGCTTAATTTacaaatttaacttaaaaatcaaaacttatatTCTCCAAAGATTTTTCAGCATATTTGCAAGTAAAAGCTATCAAACTCTTCTTGCCCATAATGTATCTAACCAACTTATCCATAGAGAAgaaattcaacttaaaaaaaaaaaccaaagacagTTACTTTCTTTCGACGATCGATTGCTGAACAATACATGCTCCAAAAACTCAAATTCCGtgattataatttcttttctaagataagtcagcaaaaaaaaataaaaagaaataaattttgattcagAAAGCCCAATCCATCAAGCGATTCATACGACACCTTTCTCTGGCTAAGAAACCGAAACAAAAGTAAAGTTAATGACAagcaagagaaagagagaggaaccGTGAATGATGGCGTTGCGGGCTTCAGGGCCTTTGAGGTTACGGAGAGAGAAGAGAGCTCTAAAGCGCTCGTAGATAGGCTGGGTCTGGTCGACCAACCGTTCACAAAGAAATTGCTCCATGTTGGACCGGGATCCTGTTGGGGTGGTTGTGTCCAAGGAACCCATGAGATTGCAGTGGTTGTGATGGTGCTAAAAAGGCAAGGCTGCTCTGGAGTTGTTTTTGTTGCAGTGGCACCACCACGAGACCCACAGAATTGTAAGAATCTGCTGCTGCCGCTTTTGCAAGCTACTTGTAAAGAGTACGATGCactgatttttttcccttgcctttgtattaaattattaataaatttaaagaatttaagtgtttttagtgaaaaacatgtaaaatattttatatatataatatatttttaatatttggtttgcaaaatattttatatataacttttttttactaGTGTTGTGTTGAGATAacgataataatgatgaaagaAGTGGTTGTGGTGAGATAATAAAGATGATTATGATGATAACAtgacgataataaaaaaaaggtggagGTGATCGGGGTGACGATAGTGATGGAAGAGGTGGTAATAATGATAGTGACGGAAGAGGTAAGGGATAGTAATGATATGACAATGATAATGAAGGAGGTGATGATAGTGACAATTAAATTAGTTGGATAATATTATGAGTGAATtgctatttataaaatattttacgaaATTTTATgagctaaaaatattttccagcaaataaactaagtttgaagatcaattataaaatattttacattaacttattttcctataaaatattttataggaaacaaacataaaaaaacattttttaggaaacaaaaatgcaaaaatttgaaaaatatttcatataaaatattttacatgaaacaaATAGACCTTAAAAAACTTTGGTTTCACAGTAGAccagacaaaaaaatattgtaaaagtgccacaagtttttgatttcactcaaatttttttattttttattttatctttttaagttggGTTAATTTAGAATCAAATCTGATGATTTGTTTTAACTGGCTTTGTGCAAGGTTATTAAGGAAAATTTTTGGTGTTGAATTGACActcaatttataaaacaatactAGACTTCGTTGATCTAGAACATTTGAAGGTTTAGGGATTGGATTGTTGGGTTTGCTTCAATTGGTTTTGTATGGGGTTCTTTTAGTGTTgagaaaaactttttttattgatttaaaataattgaagctTCATAAGTCgaatttgaaaatgaaatatatattcaagaacTGAAATGAacgaaaaaaaggaagaagtgGCTTATATAACAAGCATGTCAATAGGCAGAAAGGTCATTGTACTTGGACGCGCGCATGTGGCGATCACCAAACTACGCAAACATCATTTGTTTGTGTCGCTTGAATTGTCTCAATGATATCTTATTTCCGAGGTGGTGTGTGGTGATGGAGGTG
Protein-coding sequences here:
- the LOC133691321 gene encoding deoxyhypusine hydroxylase-like, whose translation is MGSLDTTTPTGSRSNMEQFLCERLVDQTQPIYERFRALFSLRNLKGPEARNAIIHATRDSSNLLAHEAAFALGQMQDAEAIPALEAALNDLSLHPIVRHEAAEALGAIGLESNVPFLKNSLTNDPAQEVRETCELALKRIEEMNSTGNVDGSSVAEKSPFMSVDPAAPASFCSSVDELRGVLLDEKRSMYERYGALFALRNHGGDEAVSAIVDSLAASSALLKHEVAYVLGQLQNKVASAALCRILRDANEHPMVRHEAAEALGSIADEQSVALLEEFSKDHEPLVAQSCEVALSMLEFERSGKSFEYLFMQDPLVQA